In Bremerella cremea, one DNA window encodes the following:
- a CDS encoding tetratricopeptide repeat protein yields MASLPTYRSISWLSVLPQMLIYVCVYLLVVFLTGSKDRGITIGIPIVLVYSMGSRYLVPHDHRRGLRLTSQSRFEEAIVAYQRSLEFFTKYSWIDRYRAFVLMSPSAISYREMDLCNIAYCHLQLGHTQEAAACYRQAIEMNPQNGLAIAGLRMIEMNMKS; encoded by the coding sequence ATGGCGTCGCTACCGACCTATCGTTCGATCTCGTGGCTCTCTGTTTTGCCGCAGATGTTGATCTACGTATGCGTTTACTTGCTGGTTGTCTTCCTTACCGGCTCGAAAGATCGTGGCATTACGATTGGAATTCCCATTGTCTTGGTCTATTCGATGGGCTCTCGTTATCTGGTTCCGCACGATCACCGCCGCGGGTTGAGATTAACGAGTCAATCTCGATTTGAAGAGGCCATCGTAGCTTATCAGCGAAGCCTGGAGTTCTTCACGAAATATTCTTGGATCGATCGCTATCGAGCGTTCGTCTTGATGTCTCCTTCGGCGATCAGTTATCGCGAGATGGACCTATGCAACATTGCCTATTGCCACTTGCAACTAGGGCACACCCAGGAAGCGGCCGCTTGCTATCGCCAGGCAATTGAAATGAATCCCCAAAATGGCCTGGCCATAGCAGGCCTGCGCATGATTGAGATGAATATGAAATCGTAG
- a CDS encoding ankyrin repeat domain-containing protein, whose amino-acid sequence MTIPVAPLHQAAMQGDIATIKRLVAEGADINETNPIYMVTPLALAASNASPDVLRTMVELGANILASPAEAENGTPLRMAVMAGKADNVQALLELGADVNEANPKNGTLLHAAAKRGSKQIVKMLIQAGADLDRPGPNGQTPLDVVQTQRKQMEEAMKTMRGMPVPPQLQQHVDGLKELEKFLSGNHDEKR is encoded by the coding sequence ATGACCATCCCTGTTGCGCCGCTGCACCAAGCTGCCATGCAAGGAGACATTGCGACCATCAAGCGACTGGTAGCGGAAGGAGCCGACATCAACGAGACGAATCCGATTTATATGGTGACACCCTTGGCACTCGCCGCTAGTAATGCGTCGCCGGATGTCTTACGCACCATGGTCGAGCTAGGAGCGAACATCTTGGCCTCACCCGCCGAGGCCGAAAACGGCACGCCGCTGCGGATGGCGGTGATGGCAGGCAAAGCCGACAATGTGCAAGCGCTGCTTGAATTGGGAGCGGATGTGAATGAAGCGAACCCCAAGAACGGCACCCTGCTGCATGCCGCAGCCAAGCGGGGCTCGAAGCAAATCGTCAAAATGCTGATCCAAGCCGGCGCCGACCTAGACCGCCCGGGCCCCAATGGCCAAACGCCCTTAGATGTCGTGCAGACCCAGCGGAAACAAATGGAAGAAGCCATGAAAACGATGCGCGGCATGCCTGTCCCTCCGCAACTCCAACAACACGTCGACGGTTTGAAAGAGCTAGAAAAGTTCCTCTCCGGCAACCATGACGAAAAGCGTTGA
- a CDS encoding OprO/OprP family phosphate-selective porin has product MKTFWQVKLLSMLALLCVVAPLVGQDLQPDTDIESRLSQLEDEIQMLRTQVEASSQAGMVPAQEAGWIIGNNGSLVPCIPPADGKKYPTVQLTGFFQLDGVWFNQNQANRTTLGPNGDLQDGWDFRRARLAAKGDLAENFSYIMEFDFASSQATFVDVWAQYSNAPLFQNIRIGRWRQPYGMSELTSIRELPFLERSSGFSVAPFRQTGLGFFGSNEPDRVTWAASVFRYPSDGFGDNAGDNGGYAGAGRLTMLPVYASDGERLIHMGIDYYYANPSQNEVRFLSQPEIQVVDVAPNPSISVPPFIDTGFVSVNHVDSINFELAAKYGRFVIQSEARWTRLNQRGNAPTQVIENAYALVRYSLTGESLQYNKKNAVFGRVVPRHDFNPYCGNWGAWELAARYSFADFNGNWLAASGSPGPGRQMGNTTLGVNWYLNAHTKFQFNYIYSDLNDPTYGSSFADIYAVRCQIDY; this is encoded by the coding sequence ATGAAAACGTTTTGGCAGGTCAAGCTGCTGTCGATGCTGGCGCTACTGTGCGTCGTGGCACCTTTAGTGGGTCAAGATCTTCAACCAGATACCGATATCGAGTCGCGTCTTTCGCAGCTTGAAGATGAGATTCAGATGCTACGCACCCAAGTCGAGGCAAGCAGCCAGGCTGGGATGGTGCCGGCTCAGGAAGCTGGCTGGATCATTGGAAACAATGGGTCGTTAGTGCCGTGCATCCCGCCGGCAGACGGAAAGAAATACCCCACGGTTCAGTTAACGGGGTTCTTTCAGTTAGATGGTGTTTGGTTTAATCAAAACCAAGCCAACCGCACCACGCTCGGTCCCAATGGTGACCTGCAAGATGGGTGGGACTTCCGTCGTGCTCGTCTGGCAGCGAAGGGGGATTTGGCCGAGAACTTCTCGTACATCATGGAGTTCGACTTCGCTTCGAGCCAGGCAACGTTTGTCGACGTATGGGCTCAGTATAGCAACGCGCCCCTCTTTCAGAACATACGCATCGGTCGTTGGCGTCAACCTTATGGGATGTCCGAGCTGACCAGCATTCGCGAGCTACCGTTTTTGGAACGCTCGTCTGGGTTCTCGGTGGCTCCTTTCCGGCAAACCGGTTTGGGGTTCTTTGGCAGCAACGAGCCAGACCGCGTGACCTGGGCGGCTTCGGTGTTTCGTTACCCGAGCGATGGCTTTGGAGACAACGCCGGCGATAACGGCGGATACGCTGGGGCTGGGCGTTTGACGATGCTGCCGGTTTATGCCAGCGATGGCGAACGTTTGATTCACATGGGCATCGATTACTACTACGCGAACCCGTCACAGAACGAAGTGCGGTTCCTTTCGCAACCAGAAATTCAGGTGGTGGACGTCGCGCCGAATCCTTCGATCAGCGTGCCGCCGTTCATCGATACTGGGTTCGTTTCGGTCAACCATGTGGACTCGATCAACTTTGAACTGGCTGCCAAGTATGGCCGTTTCGTGATCCAATCGGAAGCCCGTTGGACTCGGTTGAATCAGCGCGGCAACGCCCCGACTCAGGTCATCGAGAACGCCTATGCGTTGGTCCGTTATAGCCTGACCGGTGAGAGCCTGCAGTACAATAAGAAGAACGCCGTGTTCGGTCGAGTCGTGCCGCGGCACGACTTTAACCCGTACTGTGGCAACTGGGGTGCGTGGGAACTGGCCGCTCGGTACTCGTTCGCCGACTTCAACGGCAATTGGCTGGCCGCCAGTGGTTCGCCTGGGCCTGGCCGTCAGATGGGCAACACGACGCTGGGTGTGAACTGGTATTTAAATGCTCATACGAAGTTTCAGTTCAACTATATTTACTCGGACCTGAACGATCCGACCTACGGCAGCAGCTTCGCCGACATCTACGCGGTTCGCTGCCAGATCGACTACTAA
- a CDS encoding DegT/DnrJ/EryC1/StrS family aminotransferase — protein MTTANKGPASTGVSQVPLLDIGRGNAPLKEEFMAAFESVLDSGRFLFGPDVFELEETCATASQTKFGIGCASGSDALLLAMMALEIGPGDEVLVPSFTFFATASCVWRLGAKPVFVDIEPGSYNIDPTRLQEQITPNTKAIIPVHLFGQCANMTEINKIAQMHGIPVIEDAAQAILAEHNGQRAGSMSLAGCISFYPTKNLGGMGDGGMLVTSDEAFANKLKLLRGHGMEPRYYHQLVGINSRLDTLQAAALNVKMKHMAAWTEMRRQNAQKYTQLFAHCGLDLVVGLPTEEAGNHHVWNQYTIRVPRGGRDQLRKHLADHKIGSEIYYPVPLHQQQCFASLKEDLSPLPETEKAAEEVLALPIFPELTDAEQRAVVSSIARFYGIEANLEAPQQRKSA, from the coding sequence ATGACGACAGCAAACAAAGGCCCGGCCTCAACCGGTGTTTCTCAAGTTCCACTGCTCGATATCGGCCGCGGTAACGCGCCTCTGAAAGAAGAGTTCATGGCCGCTTTCGAGTCGGTTCTCGACTCTGGCCGGTTTCTGTTTGGCCCGGATGTGTTCGAGTTGGAAGAAACCTGCGCGACCGCTTCGCAGACCAAGTTTGGTATTGGGTGTGCCTCAGGCAGCGACGCCCTGCTGCTGGCGATGATGGCCTTGGAAATCGGCCCCGGCGATGAAGTGCTGGTGCCGAGTTTTACCTTCTTCGCGACGGCCAGTTGCGTCTGGCGTTTGGGAGCCAAGCCGGTGTTTGTCGACATCGAACCAGGCTCGTACAACATCGACCCAACTCGCCTGCAAGAGCAGATCACGCCCAACACCAAAGCGATCATTCCGGTGCACTTGTTCGGCCAATGTGCCAACATGACCGAGATCAACAAGATCGCACAAATGCATGGCATTCCGGTGATCGAAGACGCCGCCCAAGCCATTTTAGCCGAACACAACGGACAGCGCGCCGGCAGCATGAGCCTAGCCGGTTGCATCAGCTTCTACCCCACCAAGAACCTGGGTGGCATGGGTGACGGCGGGATGCTGGTCACCAGCGACGAAGCGTTCGCCAACAAGTTGAAGTTGTTGCGTGGCCATGGCATGGAGCCACGTTACTACCACCAATTGGTCGGGATCAACAGCCGTTTAGATACGCTCCAGGCTGCCGCCCTGAATGTCAAAATGAAGCACATGGCGGCCTGGACCGAAATGCGTCGACAGAACGCCCAAAAGTACACCCAGTTGTTCGCACACTGCGGATTGGATTTGGTGGTTGGTTTGCCGACCGAAGAAGCAGGCAACCATCACGTTTGGAACCAATACACGATTCGCGTTCCGCGTGGTGGCCGCGATCAGCTTCGCAAGCACCTGGCCGATCACAAGATCGGCAGCGAGATCTACTACCCGGTCCCGCTGCATCAGCAACAATGCTTCGCCAGCTTGAAAGAAGATCTTTCCCCGCTGCCGGAAACCGAAAAGGCTGCTGAGGAAGTGTTGGCTTTGCCCATCTTCCCCGAGCTGACCGACGCCGAACAACGAGCCGTCGTGTCGTCGATTGCCCGCTTTTACGGCATCGAAGCCAACCTCGAGGCTCCGCAGCAGCGCAAAAGCGCTTAG
- a CDS encoding metallophosphoesterase family protein, with protein MVRIAYPTGRAKVCAGYFLIEKLRTTLRTLAIGDIHGCLTALDTLLEFVDPAVEDQIVTLGDYVDRGPDSQGVIERILALQKQHSVVCLRGNHEIMMQEGRHDEMAFHTWAMYGGEETLLSYGPPEEEFLPEHMARIPESHWLFLDETCRRYHETDTHIFVHANAWPSLSLADQSDSVLFWERFANNGPHCSGKTVICGHSSQKSGWPLNVGHSICIDTWIYGDGWLTCLDVASGQFWQANEKAERRTGLLA; from the coding sequence GTGGTGCGCATAGCGTACCCTACGGGACGGGCGAAGGTTTGTGCTGGTTATTTCCTGATTGAAAAGTTGAGGACTACTTTGCGAACGCTGGCTATCGGTGACATTCATGGATGCCTCACCGCCCTGGATACCTTGCTGGAATTTGTGGACCCGGCGGTAGAAGACCAAATCGTCACGTTGGGGGACTACGTCGATCGTGGTCCCGATTCCCAGGGAGTGATCGAACGGATTCTGGCTTTGCAGAAGCAGCACAGCGTGGTCTGCTTGCGCGGTAACCACGAGATCATGATGCAGGAAGGTCGCCATGACGAGATGGCCTTTCACACTTGGGCGATGTATGGGGGTGAAGAAACGCTGCTTTCGTACGGTCCGCCGGAAGAAGAGTTTCTGCCAGAGCACATGGCCCGCATTCCGGAATCGCATTGGTTGTTTCTGGATGAAACGTGTCGGCGTTACCACGAGACCGACACCCATATCTTTGTGCATGCCAACGCCTGGCCTAGTTTGTCGCTGGCAGATCAGTCCGATTCGGTCCTCTTTTGGGAACGCTTTGCCAACAACGGCCCGCACTGTTCCGGCAAGACGGTGATCTGCGGGCACTCTTCGCAGAAGTCGGGCTGGCCGCTCAACGTGGGGCATTCTATCTGTATTGATACCTGGATTTACGGGGACGGTTGGTTGACTTGTTTGGATGTCGCCAGTGGCCAGTTTTGGCAGGCCAACGAAAAAGCAGAGCGGCGAACCGGGCTGCTAGCGTAG
- a CDS encoding lactonase family protein, whose protein sequence is MISSKLVLSALALCSLLPLGSLANAQDSSQPFYIGTYTKGDSQGIYLSSLNLEDGSLSQPVLAAELDNPSFLTINGDHTHLYAVGEVSNFKDKASGAVSAFAINEDGTLKLLNQEASGGRGPCHILLGPDEKTVLVANYGGGSFASLPVTEDGKLKPAASVMQQVGSSIDKSRQQGPHAHGMYLVPGTKLALGVDLGVDKVMIYDVTDEGELKPHDPAFIEIKPGSGPRHLATNQAGDKIYVLNEMASTVDVFEFDPQTGNSKHVQKLSTLPEDFDGSNTTAEIFLHPNGKWLYCSNRGHNSVAVFDVDQETGKLTFVEHVSSMGETPRSFQIAPQGKHLLIANQNSGNIVVYEINQENGTLKSNGHQIDVPDPCCIDFRFD, encoded by the coding sequence ATGATCTCGTCTAAACTTGTTCTTTCGGCCTTGGCCCTCTGCAGCTTGCTGCCGCTAGGTTCGTTGGCCAATGCCCAAGATAGCAGCCAGCCCTTTTACATCGGCACTTACACCAAAGGGGACAGCCAAGGCATCTATCTAAGTTCCTTGAACTTGGAAGATGGTTCGCTCTCTCAACCGGTCCTGGCCGCCGAACTGGATAACCCTTCGTTTCTGACCATTAACGGGGATCACACCCATTTGTATGCCGTGGGTGAGGTCTCGAACTTCAAAGACAAAGCGTCCGGAGCCGTTTCAGCTTTCGCGATTAACGAAGACGGCACGCTGAAGCTGCTCAACCAGGAAGCTTCTGGGGGACGCGGTCCTTGCCACATTCTGCTGGGCCCCGACGAGAAGACCGTCTTGGTGGCCAACTACGGGGGTGGTTCGTTTGCCTCGTTGCCAGTGACCGAGGACGGCAAGCTAAAGCCAGCGGCAAGCGTGATGCAGCAGGTTGGTTCCAGTATCGACAAAAGCCGCCAGCAAGGGCCACATGCCCATGGCATGTATTTGGTGCCAGGCACTAAATTGGCGTTGGGTGTTGATCTGGGTGTCGACAAGGTGATGATCTATGACGTGACCGACGAGGGGGAACTCAAGCCACACGACCCAGCGTTCATCGAGATCAAGCCTGGCTCAGGGCCGCGGCACTTGGCCACCAACCAAGCGGGCGACAAGATCTATGTGCTGAACGAAATGGCCTCGACGGTCGACGTGTTTGAGTTCGATCCGCAGACCGGCAACAGCAAGCACGTGCAGAAGTTGTCGACGTTGCCGGAAGATTTCGACGGTAGCAACACGACCGCTGAGATCTTTCTGCACCCCAACGGCAAGTGGCTTTACTGCTCGAATCGAGGTCATAATAGCGTTGCCGTGTTTGACGTCGATCAGGAAACGGGCAAACTTACCTTTGTCGAGCACGTGAGTTCGATGGGCGAAACCCCACGCAGTTTTCAGATTGCCCCCCAAGGCAAGCACCTGCTGATCGCCAACCAAAATTCGGGCAATATCGTGGTCTACGAAATCAATCAAGAGAACGGCACGTTGAAGTCCAACGGACATCAGATCGACGTTCCCGATCCGTGCTGTATCGATTTTCGCTTCGATTAG
- a CDS encoding cytochrome c peroxidase, with product MTRTLLATLCCLLANLAQGAAPERIDPNQPAYRQPEDMVLTPDGHYLLTANRGSGTLTIVDRLQQRVVAEWKVSRSLVHLTLLSGDRLLAIDPVQQEAILLHLIDSQLTELGRVPLPYSPVRAAVSPAGSQIVVSCVWPRKLVLLKLDDEQLSVEKELILPFSPREVLFEPTGQTLLAADNFGGKLGLVDMASFTLRHVREFPAHNIRAMVLSQDQTKLLFAHQMLNSLAVTNSNDIHWGLVMSNDLRWVDLARVLNPEEDFYREGFMHPIGQPGKGGGDPTDIAVIDADQAIVTMGGTGQVGIGKHESYGLFRSTVGEHPTAVVVSPEKDIAYVANGFEDSISTVNLKTAKTSGKFPLGVQRELTERERGEKLFHNARLSMEGWMSCHSCHTDGHTNGLASDNLSDRSYGAPKRILSLLGKADTAPFGWLGVSDTLKAQAHKSVELTMHGGKLADEDAQALATYMASLPLPPPIDQLQATRDQAAVEHGRQIFLRQNCIKCHAPPKYTAPELYDVGMEDKERNRAFNPPSLRGIGHRDTYFHDASVTSLRDVFEVHGHQLQTELSQQQLDDLLHFLRSL from the coding sequence ATGACCCGAACGCTTCTTGCTACGCTGTGCTGTCTGCTTGCCAATCTAGCGCAAGGTGCCGCGCCAGAACGTATCGATCCGAATCAGCCTGCCTACCGCCAACCGGAAGACATGGTGCTGACCCCCGATGGCCACTATTTGTTGACGGCCAACCGAGGGAGTGGCACCCTAACCATCGTCGACCGCCTGCAGCAGCGCGTTGTGGCCGAGTGGAAGGTCAGCCGAAGTCTGGTTCATTTAACCCTGCTTTCTGGCGACCGGCTGCTAGCGATCGATCCGGTCCAGCAAGAAGCGATTCTCCTGCACTTGATCGATAGCCAACTAACGGAACTGGGGCGAGTGCCGCTGCCTTACTCGCCGGTTCGCGCGGCTGTCTCTCCTGCTGGCTCCCAAATTGTGGTGAGCTGTGTCTGGCCGCGCAAGCTTGTCTTGTTGAAACTCGACGACGAGCAGCTTTCCGTTGAAAAAGAATTGATCTTGCCCTTCTCGCCGCGTGAAGTCTTGTTTGAACCAACCGGTCAAACGTTGCTGGCCGCTGACAACTTCGGCGGCAAACTGGGCTTGGTCGACATGGCCTCGTTCACGCTGCGGCATGTCCGCGAGTTCCCGGCGCACAATATTCGGGCGATGGTTCTTTCTCAGGATCAGACCAAGCTTTTGTTCGCCCATCAAATGCTCAACAGCCTGGCCGTAACCAATAGCAACGATATCCACTGGGGCCTGGTGATGAGCAACGACCTGCGGTGGGTAGACCTAGCGCGGGTGTTGAACCCGGAAGAAGATTTTTACAGAGAAGGGTTCATGCACCCAATTGGTCAGCCAGGCAAGGGGGGCGGAGACCCAACCGACATTGCCGTGATCGACGCCGACCAGGCCATCGTTACGATGGGCGGCACCGGCCAAGTGGGCATCGGCAAACACGAGTCGTACGGGCTGTTCCGCTCTACCGTCGGCGAGCATCCCACCGCCGTGGTCGTTTCGCCCGAGAAAGATATCGCCTACGTCGCCAATGGTTTTGAAGATTCGATTTCGACGGTCAACCTAAAGACCGCCAAAACGAGCGGCAAGTTTCCCCTGGGCGTGCAGCGCGAGCTGACAGAACGGGAACGTGGCGAGAAGCTGTTTCACAATGCTCGGCTGTCGATGGAAGGGTGGATGTCGTGTCATAGCTGCCATACCGACGGCCACACCAATGGCCTGGCCAGCGACAACCTGAGCGATCGTTCCTACGGCGCGCCAAAACGGATTCTCTCGCTGCTGGGCAAGGCCGACACGGCGCCCTTCGGCTGGCTGGGCGTGTCCGATACGCTGAAAGCTCAGGCCCACAAGTCGGTCGAACTGACGATGCACGGCGGAAAACTGGCGGACGAAGACGCTCAGGCATTGGCGACCTACATGGCCAGCTTGCCCTTGCCCCCTCCGATCGACCAGTTGCAAGCGACCCGCGATCAGGCCGCGGTCGAGCACGGCCGACAGATCTTCCTGCGCCAGAACTGCATCAAATGCCACGCCCCACCCAAGTACACCGCGCCAGAACTGTACGACGTGGGCATGGAAGACAAAGAACGCAACCGCGCGTTCAACCCACCATCACTTCGCGGGATCGGCCATCGCGATACTTACTTCCACGATGCCAGCGTCACTTCGCTACGTGATGTCTTCGAGGTTCACGGACACCAGTTGCAGACCGAACTCAGCCAGCAACAACTCGACGATCTGCTCCACTTTCTACGCAGCTTGTAG
- the eat gene encoding ethanolamine permease: MTEPNSELKKTLGPLMLWGLGVGYVISGMYFGWNLGLAEGGTLGLAVATFFIIIMYVTFTFSYTEMACAIPKAGGAFDYARLGLGKHWGYLAGIAQSIEFVFAPPAIAFAIGAYLNAFFPQLNVTVIAIGAYVIFTGLNIVGVRSAAYFELFVTVLAVLELLLFAGVSYSAFKLENLTINALPNGWEGAFRAIPFAIWFFLAIEGVANVAEEAKNPQRDVLWGFGSAITTLVVLCLLVFTSAVGVAGWEAIVYPSPGAEPSDSPLPLALGHIVGEGSVLYHLLITIGLFGLIASFHGIILAASRSTLELGREHYVTPFVGVVHPRTKTPVNALLVNTGIGIVALLTGKTTEIITIACFGALTLYVVSMIAFFALRKNHADLERPFKVPFYPIFPAVALVIAMISLIALSVYNWELCLIYVVIVAVGYVGFLKYQSLRAKEVQLATESE; this comes from the coding sequence ATGACCGAACCCAATAGCGAACTGAAGAAAACACTTGGCCCGTTGATGCTGTGGGGGCTCGGCGTCGGCTACGTGATCTCTGGCATGTACTTTGGCTGGAACTTGGGCCTGGCCGAAGGAGGAACGCTCGGCTTGGCCGTGGCGACTTTCTTTATCATCATTATGTATGTCACCTTTACGTTCAGTTATACGGAGATGGCCTGTGCCATTCCCAAAGCTGGCGGGGCGTTCGACTATGCCCGCTTGGGGCTGGGGAAGCATTGGGGATACCTGGCCGGGATCGCCCAAAGCATCGAGTTCGTCTTCGCCCCACCGGCGATTGCCTTTGCGATTGGTGCCTATCTCAACGCGTTCTTTCCGCAGTTGAACGTGACTGTGATTGCCATTGGGGCCTATGTGATCTTCACCGGGCTGAACATCGTGGGGGTGCGTTCGGCGGCTTACTTCGAGTTGTTCGTCACCGTGCTGGCCGTGCTCGAATTGCTGCTGTTCGCCGGGGTAAGCTATTCGGCATTCAAATTAGAGAATCTGACTATCAACGCCTTGCCCAACGGCTGGGAAGGGGCATTCCGCGCGATCCCATTTGCAATCTGGTTTTTCCTGGCGATCGAAGGCGTGGCGAATGTGGCCGAGGAAGCCAAGAACCCGCAACGCGATGTGTTGTGGGGTTTTGGCTCGGCGATCACCACGCTGGTGGTGCTTTGCCTGCTTGTCTTCACCTCGGCGGTCGGCGTGGCTGGTTGGGAAGCGATCGTCTATCCCAGTCCTGGGGCCGAGCCGTCTGATTCACCGTTGCCGTTGGCCTTGGGACATATCGTGGGGGAAGGGAGCGTCTTGTATCACCTGCTGATCACGATCGGCTTGTTTGGATTGATTGCTTCGTTCCACGGTATCATCCTGGCCGCTAGCCGTTCCACCTTGGAACTAGGACGCGAGCATTACGTCACGCCGTTTGTCGGCGTGGTGCATCCCCGTACCAAGACACCCGTAAACGCATTGCTGGTGAACACGGGAATAGGGATTGTCGCCCTGTTAACCGGCAAGACAACCGAGATTATCACGATTGCCTGCTTTGGGGCCCTGACGTTGTACGTGGTGTCGATGATCGCCTTCTTCGCCCTGCGTAAGAACCACGCCGACCTCGAGCGTCCTTTCAAGGTGCCCTTCTATCCCATCTTTCCGGCGGTCGCGTTGGTGATTGCCATGATCTCGCTGATCGCACTCAGCGTCTACAACTGGGAGCTTTGCCTGATCTATGTGGTGATCGTGGCGGTCGGGTATGTCGGTTTCCTGAAATATCAGAGCCTCCGTGCGAAAGAGGTTCAGCTCGCCACCGAGAGCGAATAA
- the eutC gene encoding ethanolamine ammonia-lyase subunit EutC produces the protein MNQNDIWEKYRVFTQARIGMGRTGSSLTTKQMLDFRTDHALASDAVWADLDVDKLQTELADLGQEVILLDSQAHDRQQYVQRPDLGRLLSDSSEASLRARPRQQYEINLIIADGLSAIAIERNAVALLKCLLPLLQAYRLAPISIVRQGRVAISDSIGDLLGSQLSVILIGERPGLTSPYSMGVYLTYAPRTGNTDERRNCISNIRREGLPHEHAAHKLSFLIGESLRRKLSGVSLKDLFIDERLDDRTQ, from the coding sequence ATGAACCAAAACGACATCTGGGAAAAATACCGGGTGTTTACCCAGGCCCGCATCGGTATGGGACGCACCGGCAGCAGCTTGACCACGAAGCAAATGCTGGACTTTCGCACCGATCATGCTTTGGCCAGCGATGCCGTCTGGGCCGATCTGGATGTCGACAAGCTGCAAACGGAACTGGCAGACCTCGGCCAGGAGGTGATACTGCTGGACAGCCAAGCCCACGACCGGCAGCAGTATGTGCAGCGGCCTGACTTAGGGCGGCTGCTAAGTGATTCCTCGGAGGCCAGCCTGCGTGCGCGACCCAGGCAGCAATACGAAATCAACCTTATCATCGCCGATGGTCTCTCCGCGATCGCTATCGAGCGGAACGCGGTTGCATTGTTGAAGTGCTTGCTTCCGCTGCTGCAGGCTTATCGCCTGGCACCGATTTCTATCGTGCGTCAGGGACGCGTGGCCATAAGCGATTCGATTGGTGATTTGCTGGGGAGTCAGCTCTCGGTCATTTTGATCGGCGAGCGGCCTGGGCTAACGTCTCCTTACAGTATGGGGGTTTATCTTACTTATGCGCCCCGCACTGGAAATACCGACGAACGACGAAACTGCATCTCTAACATTCGCCGCGAAGGCTTGCCCCACGAGCACGCGGCCCACAAGTTGAGCTTTCTGATCGGAGAATCGCTCCGCCGCAAGCTCTCTGGCGTTTCCTTAAAAGACCTATTTATCGACGAACGACTTGATGACCGAACCCAATAG